In the Numenius arquata chromosome 26, bNumArq3.hap1.1, whole genome shotgun sequence genome, TTCCTCTTTGGCTGGTGACGAGGTGCCCAGGACAGCAGCGAGCAGAGGCGCTTGTGGGGAGCAGCCGGCACAAGAAAAGCGAGTCCTGTGGCTCCCACGAAGCCTTTGGATCAtcggcagcagctcccagaggcACAAAAAACACCCGGAGATGTCGCTGGGCTGGTTTGCGCTTGGAAACGGCTGCGATTCCCCCCAAAAATCGATGCAGAAAagcacctccttcctccccacggcATCGGGGCGGCCCCGCAGGTAGGTCCCAACCCATCCACGTGGTATCACGAAACACCTCTGGGGCTCCCCGCTCAGGGTGAGGATCCCCCCAAAATCCTGCCCCGACCCCTAGAAATCAAGGACACCCCAAACACCGCCGGGTCGGGACCGGTTTTTATTTCGGGTGCTGCCTCTGCCCCCGGCTCCAGCACTCGGGGATGCGGAGCCTCCAGGAGCTGCGGTCCCAAACCCCTgaaaccctggaaaaaaaaaaccctctggagCCTCAAACGGAGGGaacgtaattaaaaaaaaaaaacccaaattgcaACGCGCGGTGTGAGCCAGctccagggctctgctccagggAGTCACTGAGCATCCTGGGCACGGCGGGGTGGGAATAACCATCGCCCGCCTCGGCCTCCTCCCTGCGGGAACAACCGGCAAAATAGAAACCTCCACAAGTCAttttgctccctttttttttatgtgtatctatatatatataatatatatatatataacctcaTGATATTGGTAGTTAAGTCACCGGCGTAACGATGTCGGATACAAACAGAGTTAAAAAGGGCACGGTCCACATTGTCTTCTCCTAGTCCGACGGGCTCCTGGTTGCCCGGTTTGGCCACCGCGGCATCCCAACGGGCTCCTTCTCCGCAGGGAGCGAGAGGGAAGCGCTACAGCTTGGCGTGGCGGTGGAAGGCCGGCACGTGCCGGGAGGCGtaagggggctgggggtgccacgTCGCCCCCGGGTAGAGCCGGTGCCGCAACGAGCTCCCGTAGGAGGCCGGGTAGTGCCCGGGGCCGGTCGCCAGCGGCCGGCACAGGTCGGAAGGCTGCGTGGAGGTGGCTACCAAAGGGCTAGGGAAAGCAGGGATGACGAAGGGGTTTACGGAGAGGGAGGGCGCCACCGGCACCCCCTGGGTTTTGAGGTGCTCCAGCGGGTTGCCGAAGCTCGCCGGGAAATGCAGCATGGCTCCCTTGTAAACGTCCGGGGCTTGCGGCACCGACGCGGCGTAGCCAGGGCTGGCCACCACCGCCTTGGGTTTGGCCAGCCCTTGCTGGCCACGGGGCGAGCTGGCGCCCGTGTCCCTGCCATCGGCCTCCTTGACGAAGGGAGAGATGGCACGTAACTTGGCGCTGGGGCCGaaagccccttcctcctcctcccggccacgCTTGCCCCTGGCCGCGGTGGGGCCGAAGGTAGCCCCGGGGGGCACCCAGCAGGCTTTGATGGTGGCACAGGCGTCCCCTCGCTGCCTCTCCCCGCTCCACGACTGCCCCCCTTTGCTCCGCAGGTCTTGGGGCTGCTCCGGCTCCTCGGGTCGTCCTGGGAAGGTGGAAGGCGGCTCCAAAAAATCCTTCAAGCTGGAGAAATACCCCCAGAGGGGGTGGCAGCCCACGGGCTTCAGCACCTCGTGGCGGTAGGCGTGGAAGCAGCCGGTGAAGACGGTGGCCGCCGGACCCCCCTCCTCGGCCCGCGGGCAGGGCTGGCTGTCCCTCCCGCTGGCTGCGGGTCCCACCTCGCTCCCCACGCTCGGAGACGTATCCTGAGCTCCCGTCGGCTCCGGGCTCCGCTCCTCATCCAGGTTGGGGCCGGTGGCCGGCCGGGGGGGCtcggggctggagcgggggccAGCGTCGCTCGCTGACCGCTGGCCCTCGGGGCAGTGGCGTTTGTGGCAGTGCAAGGACTCGGCCTTGCTCACCTGGGCCAGCAGCTTCTTCTTGGCCAGCGGGGACATGATGGGGTGGTTGCCTTTGGAGTAGAAGCTGGAGAAAAGGCGCTTGTAGGTTTCGGTGTGGGTCCTGCAGGGGCTGGGACAccccccggcggggctgggggtcGGCACCGTGGGGCTGGGACATCCCTCtgtcccccggccccgctccggggTGTCCCTTGTGTCCTCTGTGCCAGCTGCAGCCTCCGGCTTCGCCTTGTCCGGAGGCACCTACGAGCAAAGGGGAGtcggggtgtgggtgctggggtcccccaAGTCCCCTGCACTGATGTGCCCCGTGTCCCCCAGTGCTGGGGTCCCCCGCATCCTTGTGTCAGgtacccccatgtcccccatgctgatgtcccccgtgtccctcaGTCCCAGGGTCTCCCACATCCTGGTGACGGGGTCCCCCACATCCTAGTGCCGATGTCCTCCACACTGGGGTTCCTCACATCCCGGTGCTggtgtcccccacatcccctggTGCtagtgtcccctgtgtcccctgcacTGATGTCCCCTGGTGCCGTGTTCCCCCACATCCCAGTATCTCCCCCAGCCCCTATGCTGATGTCCCCCATGTCCTACGATGCCGCTATCACCCACATCCTGGTGCCAGCGTCCCCAGTGCCGAGGTCCCCTACATCCCGGTACCAGCATCCCCTGCGTCCCCCGTgccagggtccctgtgtcccccatttTGGGGTCCCAgctccccccagtcccctccccatCTTTGGTTGCCCTCAAGCCCTTCCGCTCCCCTCTTTTCCCAACCACATCcctcctggctcttcccagccCCCTCAGTGGGTCCCCCCTGGCGAGGGACAGACTTGGGGGGCTGGCGTGGGGCTCCCAaaccagagctgcagcagctgggctctggggggaggcggggggggagccTTGGGGGCCACGTAcctgctccctgcccttctccttcTTGCCCCTCTTGCTCTTCTCGCCCGTCTCGGCCCCCTTGGAGACCTTGTACTGCTTGCGGGGCttgctggggggcagaggcttGTCATCCTCCCCCTTGAGGTGCCGCACGTACGGGAGGACCAGCCTGTGGGGATGGGAGGGatgagggcagggggggggacagcGAGAAGCGGTGccgggtggggaaactgaggcacggacaccaccaccaccacccccccccccccgccttcctcccCGGCTCGACCCCTACCTCTCGTAGTGGCGCCGGGTGCAGGTGGCGGCGCTGGTGCTGCCGGGGCTGCCCCCCAGCTCGTCGTAGACGTTCTTCCACAGCCGTCGCCCCGTCACCTGCGGGGGTGGGATGGGTTAGCCCCCTCCCGGCACACAGTGGCCATCCTGGTACCTGGTAGCCATCCTGGCACCTGCGCGCCATCCTGGTGGTCATTCTGGCACCCGTTGGCCATCCTGGTGGCAATCCTGGCAGCTGGGGGATGTCCTGGTGGCCAACCTGGTGGCCATCCTGGCGGCCATCCCAGCACTTGGTAGCCATCCCGGACCCGGTGGCCATCCCGGCACCCAGTGGCCATCCCGGCACCTGAGCACCATCCCGGTGGTCATTCTGGCGCCTGTTGGCCATTCCCGTGGCTATCCTGGCACTTGGGGGCTGTCCTGGGGGCCATCCTGGTGGCCATCCCCGCACCTGGTAGCCATCCTCACACCCGGTGGCCATGCTGGCACCCAGTGGCCATCCTGGTAGCCATCCTGGCACCTGGGGGCTATCCCAGCACTCGGTGGCCATCCTGGCACCTGCTAGCCATCCCAGCACCTGCTAGCCATCCCAGcagctgcgggctgtcctggtgGCCATCCTAGCACCTGGGGGCCATCCTGGTGGCCATCCAGGCACCCACTGGCCATCCCAGCACCCACTGGCCATCTCAGTGGCCATCCCGGTAGCCATCCCACAACCCGAGAGCTATCCCAGCACCCGGTGGCCATCCCAGTGGCTATCCTGGCACCTGGGGGCTGTCCTGGCACCAGTTGGCCATCCCGGCCTTTGGTGGCCATCGTGGCACCCAGTGGCCATCCCGGGACCCAGTGGCCATCGCTTACCAGCTCGTAGGCTCCCAGCTTCTCCACGGCTTTGTAGATCTTCCAGAGATTAACTGGAAATAAAGAGGAGATGCCGAGGGGCTGAGGCGGGGGACACGGTGGTCACCGCGGTGGTCACCgtggccaccagcagctcctccaggccCCGGGGGGGTGaagagggggggacacacgcgtACTCTGCTTGAAGCCGAGGTGGGGGATCCTCTCGATGGGGGTGTGACGGTCCTTCATGAACTTGTAGAGGCTGACGAGGaaggcttcctcctcctctttctcaccGCCCGCCGCCCCTTCTCCCACCGCCTTCTCCCCCTGGGAGCCATCCTGGGGGGGGGCCTgttaaggaggggggggggggggtgggtgggaaggagccgagggggaaactgaggcagagcagaagcacccacacccccccccacacaccccccaaccctcCCTTAAGGCACTTAACGAGCTCTGAGTTCGTTAGCCGGGCCGTTGGCCAAGTTGGTCAAAGCTCTGGAAGAAACGGCTTCCAGGAAAACAGACGGGGCAGAAATTTattcccccgtccccccccccccaccgtccccccccccgcctcgtttTCTCCGCCGCCGCCTTTCTCAGCTAAAAATGTTCCTCGTTTGTTTGTTCTACATTTTCCGGAGTTATAAAACTTGTTGCTATTTTTGGGCAAAGCAGCTGCTCGGCTCCCGagtacttaattattttttttttatatatatatatattttttttttatttaattctttttttttttttttttaattattattcttttaaccGCTTCGGACGGACGCGGGGTTTTAGCGACCGAACTATATTcaaagtggtggtttttttttttttatttaaataaaaagccactgggggggggggggaaaggttgTTCCATGgggattaacaaaaaaaaatttaaaaaatgtgaaaaagtattcgaaaaaactacattttttttttttttttttcttcctaaaaatgcCCCATTTTGGGTATGTgtgcccgtcccccccccccccaaaacgctGGGAAattcaccttcctcttcctcgctTTCACAGGCGGCCAAAgcgatgccccccccccctccccagcacctcgtatccctccccccccccaaaaaaaaaatatggggggGTCGTTAAATATaaaggggggacgggggggtggtCAAGCACTCACCGCCGGTTGGGGGGCGGCGGGCTCTTGCTTGTCCTCCATGGGGGGGGGAGAGTCGTTGTCTTTGAGTTTAGGAGGGGTCCTGGAAtatggaggggggggaaaaaggagtgTGGGGGGGGTGAGACACCCCAAATTTtagcgtgtcccccccccaaattaagGGTAAATTGGGATGATTTGGGCCACGGGGTCGCCCGCCAGGCACCGAAATCGGCCGTCCGGCCGATTTCGGTGCCTGGCGGGCGACCCCGTGGCCTAATGTTGTGGCCCCCCCCAAATTTAGGGATCGGGACCCTCttgaccccccccaaatcccccctcccgcccatttttggggggaaaaacccGGGAAAAAAGGCAACGCCaacctggggaaactgaggcacggagtgagggggacaccccccccccccctctctcccgtgcccccccctccccccgggtttttccccctccattttcttgcccccccccccccgccttttccccCCGCCGATCGCGCTCCCGCTCACCCGCCGCCGTCGCGCCATGTGACTGCCCCCCCCAACAACCCCCCCGGcgaggccacgcccccctccTCGCCCTATTGGGCGGCGCGGACACGCCCCCTCCTCCCATTGGGCGGCCGCGCTGCTCGTTGCGAGCCCCACCACCCGGAAGAAGGgcatgctgggagttgtagtcctgCGTGCGTCGGCGCGATgcgtgtgcacacgcgtgtgcaagggCGCGTGCACGCTCCACACGAGTGCTCTGAGCGTGTCCGAGGGCGCCCACGCATGTGCGTGCCCATGTATGTTCACACATGGGCATGCAGCtctacatgtatgtgtgtatggtGTGTTTCGGGGGGGGTGGGTGCGTGTTGGAGGGTGCGGGAGGGGGCACACGTGTGGGTAAGTGCGTGTGCCAGGGTGGGCACGCGTGCCCAGGCGTGTTCATGGGCAAGTGTACAAGTGCCAACACGCGTGTGCATGAGGTGAGTACAGGCATGTACGTGTGAGTGCAGGGGAATGCATGCATGTGGGTGCCCTCGTGTGCAGGTGGGCACACGTGTGTGGGTGAATGCGTGTGTCAGGGTGGGCACGCGTGCCCAGGCGTGTTCATGGCCAAGTGTACAAGTGCCAACACGCGTGTGCATGAGGTGGGTACACGTGAGTACAAGCATGTACTTGTGGGTGCAGGTGAGTGCACGCATGTGGGTGCCCTCGTGTGCAGGTGGGCACACGTGTGTGGGTGAATGCGTGTGTCAGGGTGGGCACACGTGCCCAGGCGTGTTCATGGGCAAGTGTACAAGTGCCAACACGCGTGTGCATGAGGTGGGCACACGTGAGTACAAGCATGTACTTGTGGGTGCAGGTGAGTGCATGCATGTGGGTGCCCTCGTGTGCAGGTGGGCACACGTGTGTGGGTGAATGCGTGTGTCAGGGTGGGCACACGTGCCCAGGCGTGTTCATGGGCAAGTGTACAAGTGCCAACACGCGTGTGCATGAGGTGGGCACACGTGAGTACAAGCATGTACTTGTGGGTGCAGGTGAGTGCATGCATGTGGGTGCCCTCGTGTGCAGGTGGGCACATGCGTGTGCACGCATGCACGTGGTTACAAGTGAGCACACACGTGTGAATAAATGTGTGTGCCAGGACGGGCACGCGTGTCCAGGCACGTTCATGGGGTGTACAACTGCCAACACGCGTGTGCATGTGGGTACAGGTGAGTACATGCACCTGGGGAGCCTCACGCAGGTgagcacacgcgtgtgcacgcgTACACGCCACTACAGGCGAGCACacaggtgtgtgggtgtgtgccTGTGCATAGAGGCGCGTACAAGCGGGTGCAGgcgggcacacgcgtgtgcagccAGGTACATGTGAAGCACACGCGTGTCGCTGCGTGTGCggacccccccctcccttccccccccccccccccccgccgtgatTTCACCGGCTCCGATTTGGTTCCCGGCACCGCGAGCGCCGCCGCTGACGTGATTTCCTCGCAGGAAaccgggggggggacgggggggacggggacggggagctggggggggggtgggggggacggacacgggaCCGGGGACGGCGACGACGACGACAACGACGGGGGTTTTTGGGGTGAAAACCGCCCGATTTGGGACTTTAACACCTCGAGCCGGCGCGAACAAGGCGCCTCGCatcagcccggggcgggggggggggggggggggacgggggggtgtgTGCCGATAATTTGGGTGTCCGGCGGTGACAAGGTTGTAATTAGGTGTTTAATGAGATGGTAATTAACGGCGCTTTCGAGAACccgccggggttgggggggggcaaaaGCTGGACCGGAGCGGGCTGAGACCGGCCGAAACTCAGCGCACCTCCcgctccaccccaccccccgcaaACCCTTCTGGGGCTCGTCCTCGTTACCGGCATCGGCCCCTTAACCTAAATTTGAAGTTTTTAGGCCCAAATTcccggtggtggtggcggcggggggcgggcgcggcgccGGGCCGTTACGGCGGGTGAGTCAATGGGTTGAAGTCATCCCTTcccgccgccgggggggggggacaacgacaccccgggggggggggacacacacaggaaGGGgtctggggtgggtggggggacgGTCCCGGGTGTCGTGTCCCGTCCCCNNNNNNNNNNNNNNNNNNNNNNNNNNNNNNNNNNNNNNNNNNNNNNNNNNNNNNNNNNNNNNNNNNNNNNNNNNNNNNNNNNNNNNNNNNNNNNNNNNNNNNNNNNNNNNNNNNNNNNNNNNNNNNNNNNNNNNNNNNNNNNNNNNNNNNNNNNNNNNNNNNNNNNNNNNNNNNNNNNNNNNNNNNNNNNNNNNNNNNNNGGTCACCGGGGGGTTTGGGTTGGGGACACGGCCGGGTACCGGGatgctcctggggggggggggggtcctggtcCCCCTCCGAGGGTGACTTTGCCGGCCACGGTCCCGCGAACGGGGCCGgagcccccggtgcccccccctcctcgcccccccccccggtgccggtCACGGTCCCGCGAACGGGGCCCCCcggtgcttccccccccccccccgccgtgccccccggtgccgccccccccccccgggcgctGGGTACCCCTTTCCAGGGATCCCGTCCCTT is a window encoding:
- the ARID5A gene encoding AT-rich interactive domain-containing protein 5A, with protein sequence MEDKQEPAAPQPAPPQDGSQGEKAVGEGAAGGEKEEEEAFLVSLYKFMKDRHTPIERIPHLGFKQINLWKIYKAVEKLGAYELVTGRRLWKNVYDELGGSPGSTSAATCTRRHYERLVLPYVRHLKGEDDKPLPPSKPRKQYKVSKGAETGEKSKRGKKEKGREQVPPDKAKPEAAAGTEDTRDTPERGRGTEGCPSPTVPTPSPAGGCPSPCRTHTETYKRLFSSFYSKGNHPIMSPLAKKKLLAQVSKAESLHCHKRHCPEGQRSASDAGPRSSPEPPRPATGPNLDEERSPEPTGAQDTSPSVGSEVGPAASGRDSQPCPRAEEGGPAATVFTGCFHAYRHEVLKPVGCHPLWGYFSSLKDFLEPPSTFPGRPEEPEQPQDLRSKGGQSWSGERQRGDACATIKACWVPPGATFGPTAARGKRGREEEEGAFGPSAKLRAISPFVKEADGRDTGASSPRGQQGLAKPKAVVASPGYAASVPQAPDVYKGAMLHFPASFGNPLEHLKTQGVPVAPSLSVNPFVIPAFPSPLVATSTQPSDLCRPLATGPGHYPASYGSSLRHRLYPGATWHPQPPYASRHVPAFHRHAKL